The following are encoded together in the Mycobacteriales bacterium genome:
- a CDS encoding CHC2 zinc finger domain-containing protein, protein MARVPEAEIEQLKERVSLASLVEARGIELRRVGKDLVGCCPFHDDRDPSLVVTPGKNLWHCMGACSTGGSVIDWVMRVEGVSFRHAVELLRDGTITTKAAGPAPKRSTVRKLPTPVQQSAGDAELLGQVVDYYHRVLLESGEALEYLRRRRIDHPDALSTFRFGYANRTLGLRLPDKRRAAGSPSWGSSDRRGMSILPGRWWSRSPTTPVSSRSSMAGRSGTICGRGRRRICICRGRTAGCSTSKRSPPATS, encoded by the coding sequence GTGGCGAGGGTCCCCGAGGCGGAGATCGAGCAGCTGAAGGAGCGGGTGTCGCTCGCGAGCCTGGTGGAGGCGCGTGGGATCGAGCTGCGCCGGGTCGGCAAGGACCTGGTCGGGTGCTGCCCGTTCCACGACGACCGCGACCCGAGCCTGGTGGTGACGCCGGGCAAGAACCTGTGGCACTGCATGGGCGCGTGTTCCACCGGCGGGTCCGTGATCGATTGGGTGATGCGGGTCGAGGGGGTGTCGTTCCGGCATGCGGTGGAGCTGCTGCGCGACGGCACGATCACCACGAAGGCGGCCGGCCCGGCGCCGAAGCGGTCGACGGTCCGCAAGCTGCCGACACCGGTGCAGCAGTCCGCGGGTGACGCCGAGTTGCTCGGCCAGGTCGTCGACTACTACCACCGGGTGCTCCTGGAGTCGGGCGAGGCGTTGGAGTATCTGCGCCGCCGCCGCATCGACCATCCGGACGCGTTGAGCACGTTCCGGTTCGGCTACGCCAACCGCACGCTGGGGCTGCGGCTGCCGGACAAGCGCCGCGCGGCCGGCTCACCGAGTTGGGGATCTTCCGATCGTCGGGGCATGAGCATCTTGCCGGGTCGCTGGTGGTCCCGGTCGCCGACGACGCCGGTGTCGTCACGGAGCTCTATGGCCGGAAGATCCGGGACGATCTGCGGCCGGGGACGCCGGCGCATCTGTATCTGCCGGGGCCGCACCGCGGGGTGTTCAACATCGAAGCGTTCGCCGCCAGCGACGAGCTGA